A segment of the Hallerella succinigenes genome:
GCGCGCGATGGCCAAATGTACCGCACGATCAAAATCGACGGCAGAGTCTGGCTGGCTCAGAACATGAACTACAATATTCCGGGTGAATCCTGGTGCTATGACGACAAGGACAACTTCTGCGCTCGCAGCGGTCGTCTCTATTCTCTCGAAGGCGCCCGCAAGGCTTGCCCGAAGGGCTTCCATTTACCGCGTGACCGTGAATGGCAAGACATGCTCACCGGGCTTACCGGCTGCTATGACGGCGTTCAGAAGTGCGAAGCTTTTGCTTCGAAGCTTAAGGCCCGTACCGGGTGGCAGGGCAGTGGCGGTACCGATGAATACGGCTTTACCGCATTCGGTTCCGGTCGCCGTGAAGTAGTTGGCCGTGGACACCGTTATGTCGAAATGGGCGAATACACCGCTTATTGGAGCTCTCAGAACGGTCGTAACTCGACAATCTGGATTTGGGTGCTCGGACGTATGGGAGATAACATGGTCCGCGAACTCGCCCCGAAGGCAGAAAACGGTTATTCCGTCCGCTGCATTGACGGCGACTAACCTCGCTCGATTCTCTCCTTTCATTTTATTCCGTTGAAAAAGAAAAACCTCCGCAAAATTGAACTGAACCCAAAAAGTTGGACAGTTTAAAGTTAGGATAAAACAGCGTTATGAGTCCGGTATTGTACCGGACTCATTCCGTTTAGGCGCAGCTTTATCCGGTCGTTGTTGTAGTATTCGATATACTTCCTCAGCTCCTGTTTGAAGTGGTCCATGTTTCTGAACGTGTTCGGGTAGAGAAGCTCTGACTTCATTATTCCAAAGAAGTTCTCCATCATGGCATTGTCCAGGCAGTTGCCCTTACGGCTCATGCTCTGGATGATTTTATGATCTTTCAGCGATTTCTGGTAAATCGCATGCTGGTAGTGCCACCCCTGATCCGAGTGCAGAACCAGTCGCTTCCAGGTACGCTTCTTCGCATATGCCCGGTCCAGCATGTCCATTACCATCTTCAGGTCCGGATGGTCCGAGATTGCGTAGCTGACTATCTCGCCGTTATACATGTCGAGTATTGGCGACAGGTAGCACTTGTCCATGCCGATGTTTATCTGAGTCACGTCGGTAGTCCATTTCCTGTTGGGGGCCTTTGTGTTGAAGTTCCGCTTGAGCCTGTTCGGGGCGGTCTTGCCGACCTCGCCCTTGTACGAGCGGTACTTGCAGCGCCTGCGCACGTTCTTCAGGCCATCTTCCTTCATGAGCCGATAGACCGTCTTGTGGTTTATGGCATAGCCCTCGTTCCGGAGCTGGGCCACGATGCGGCGGTAGCCATAGCGACCCTTGTTCTGGGCGTGTATGGCCTTGATTCGCTTGCGCACGACGGCGTAGCGGTCGGGGCCATCCTTGAGGTTGTAGTAGTACGTGGAGCGGGACAGCCCGCTAGCCTTCAGGAGATGTCTCAGGGCGTACTCGGCGCTCAGTTCGCGGACGACTTGGGCCCTATACCGAACATCTCGGCACTTTCTTCCTGGTCTAGGGCCTTTAATTTTTTTAGGTAGGCGTTCTCCGCTTTTAGATACTCATTTTCTTCCCTGAGGCGTTCAATCTCGCTCATTCCCGTTGTCCATTTCGGCTTGGCCTTGTTCATCTTGGGTGGTCTCCCTCTCGGCTTGGTAGCTAGCAGTTCTTCGTATCCGCCATGACGGTATTTCCGCAGCCAAGAACTCAGGCTGGTAAAACTTATGCTGTACTTGGCGATAACTTCCGCATAAGATAGAGATTTCTTGACGACCGCGTCGATGACAGTCCTCCTCAAGGCAGGAGTTGACCGAACATTCGTTTTCCTTTCAGTCTGCCAACAGCCGGTCTGTCGGTAAAGCCGGATATGGCGCTTAATTTCGGACAGTTCCAGACCTGTCAACCTTGAGATTGACGGAGAGTCGTAACCATCCTTGTGAAGTTCATAGGCCTTGGCCCATTCTTCTTTTGTGTGTTTCTGGTACATGAAAACTCCGAAAGTTGTGTCCAACTTTCGGGGTTCACATCAAAATTGCGGAGGTTTTTCTTTTAATTTGTGCGGGCTTGGAATTAAGCCAGGACCTTCTTTTCGAAGTCGCCGAGGCAATCCACGAGAGCCTGGACGCCTTCCATCGGCATTGCATTGTAGATGGAAGCGCGGAAGCCGCCCACGGAACGGTGACCCTTGAGCTGCTGAAGACCGCGGGCCTTAGCGAATTCAAGGAATTCCTTAGCGAGATCGTCTGCCTTGTCGGCTGCGACGACGTCCTTGTTGAAAACGAACGGAACGTTCATAATAGAACGGTCTTCCTTCGCAGCGGTACCGACGAACACCTTAGAGGCGTCGAGTGCGCTGTAGAGGAGAGCCGCCTTTTCGCGGTTGAGCTTTTCAATCGCTTCGACGCCGCCGAATT
Coding sequences within it:
- a CDS encoding IS3 family transposase, producing MKGPRPGRKCRDVRYRAQVVRELSAEYALRHLLKASGLSRSTYYYNLKDGPDRYAVVRKRIKAIHAQNKGRYGYRRIVAQLRNEGYAINHKTVYRLMKEDGLKNVRRRCKYRSYKGEVGKTAPNRLKRNFNTKAPNRKWTTDVTQINIGMDKCYLSPILDMYNGEIVSYAISDHPDLKMVMDMLDRAYAKKRTWKRLVLHSDQGWHYQHAIYQKSLKDHKIIQSMSRKGNCLDNAMMENFFGIMKSELLYPNTFRNMDHFKQELRKYIEYYNNDRIKLRLNGMSPVQYRTHNAVLS
- a CDS encoding helix-turn-helix domain-containing protein, which translates into the protein MYQKHTKEEWAKAYELHKDGYDSPSISRLTGLELSEIKRHIRLYRQTGCWQTERKTNVRSTPALRRTVIDAVVKKSLSYAEVIAKYSISFTSLSSWLRKYRHGGYEELLATKPRGRPPKMNKAKPKWTTGMSEIERLREENEYLKAENAYLKKLKALDQEESAEMFGIGPKSSAN